In the Defluviitalea raffinosedens genome, GCTAACAGGAACGGTTATAACCAACAAAGCCATAGATGTATTCAGTCAATATAAGTTTCTCGATTCACGCATCTTTGGAAACAGCTTCTATGCCTTCAGAAACCGTTATTTCAACATGGTCGGCTATGGCAACCATACGCCAGTGCTGAAAAAATCAATGGAACAGGATTTAATGAAAAGGATTCACAGCATTGCATTCCGGGCGACCAAGGCGGAGTGCCTGGATTTGCCGGAAACCACCGATATTATTCGCCATATTGAACTTGAGCCTGTCACTTTAAAGAAATATAAAGAGCTTGTAAAACAAAGCTATACTGAGCTGTCAGCAGGAGAAGTAACAGCTACAAACATACTGACACGCTTGCTTCGTCTTTCGCAATTAACCGGCGGATTCATCGGAAGCGATGACGGCGGGAAAATCGAGCAAGTTAGTGATGCCAAACTGAAAGCTCTTGAGGATATCCTTGAAAGCAGCATTCAAGAAGGGCATAAGCTGGTTGTCATAGCGAGGTTTATTCCTGAAATCCATGCCATATGCAGGATGCTGGAGAAGAAGGACATCGGCTATGCGTGTATTTATGGTGCAACTAAGGACCGCCAAGAGCAAATCCACCGGTTTCAATATGATACTGACTGCATGGTGTTTGTAGGCCAGATTGCAACTGCTGGACTTGGTATTACACTAACCGCTGCAAGCACAATGGTATTTTACTCCCTTGATTACTCCATGTCGAATTTTGAGCAGACAAAAGCCCGCATCCATAGAGTTGGACAGAAGAACGGCTGCACATATATCTACCTTATCGCCAAGGGTACCGTAGACTCAAAAATTCTGACAGCTCTGCGCAATAAGGCAGATCTTGCAAAAATGCTAATAGACGACTACCGCAAAGGAACAAACCCCTTTGCTCCAGAAGGAGGTGAAAGCTATGAGCAATAATGCGATGTTTGAACTTGCTGACCACCTTAAGGAGCTGCGCGAGGCAAAGAAGGCTGTTGAAGAGGAACTGAAAAGCATTAATGCGGAGATTGACGATGTTGAATACCGCCTGTCTGAGCTGATGATCAGCAGTGAGACGCAAAACTTCACAAGAGCAGGAACAATGTTCTGCCTTTCAACGACAACAAGAGCCAGTGCTGCCGCAGGCATGAAGGAGGAACTGTTTGACGCACTACGCAGTAAAGGCTTTGGAGAACTCATCTATGAAACAGTCAATGCAAATTCCCTGTCAGCATTTGTTAAAGAACAGATTGCGGAGAATGGGGACGAGCTTCCGGACTGGCTGAAAGGCCTTGTGAATGTCTTCGAAAAGACAACAGTAACTGTGCGGAAAGCAGCAAGGTAAATAGCTTCAGAAAGCAATGCTCCAATATCAATGTTCAAGGAATAACTGTTCGAAGAACAATGCTTCAAAGAACAATGATATAGATTACATTTCAAATTCATATTTACGGAGGTATAAAAGCATGAAAAACAATGAACTCGTAACTATTAACGAAAATACAGGTTTTCTTCAGCTCGCTGATTTCAATCTTGACGAGGCAATGGCATCAGAACTTGACGGTCTTGACATGACTTTTGAACGCATAAAAATCCCGTCCGCAGGCAGCACAGTATTCGAAGTACCCGGGGAAAATCCCGGAGAACCTGATACTGTCAAGGAATTCTCAGCGGTAATTCTTTATCATCATCCACTTTATGCATACTACAAGGACAAGTATACCGGAGGCAGTAACCCACCGGATTGCGGAAGCTTTGATGGTATAACCGGCGAAGGAGACCCCGGAGGAAGCTGTGCCAAATGCCCATATAATCAGTTCGGTTCGGGGGAAAACGGCAGCAAAGCTTGCAAGAACCGCCGCAGGATATATGTACTGCGTGAAGGGGAGATTTTCCCGTTGATACTCTCATTGCCAACAGGATCGTTGAAAGAGTTTTCCCGCTACATCAAAAGGCTGCTTTCTAAAGGTAAAAAATCGAACAGCGTAGTTACCCGCTTTTCATTGAAAAAGGCGACCAATTCAAGCGGTATCACCTATTCACAGGCTCAGTTTGCTGTAGATCGGGATCTGACCGCTGACGAATATGCGTTGATATCCAAGCTTTCCGAGCAGGTCAAAGCATTCAGTACCCGAGTCGGCCATGACACTGAACCTGCCGGTGAAGAGGTAATAAATGTAGACCCTGAATCAGGTGAAATTACTGAGCCGCTTAAGTGATCAAAGGCCCTATCGGAGAGTAACTTCCATCTCCGATAGGGCGGAAAGGAGAACCGCATGGGATACAAATGTGTTTATATGCTGTCTGAAATAAAAGAGTATCTGAAAAACACTGTCCTATTTGCTTTCGATTTTGAAACCTCGCCTTGCGATAAATGGAGGAACGATAAAAGTGCAGCTCTGGATGCTCATAAAGCAGATATTACAGGGATCAGTTTTTCAGTATCAGAAGGGACTGCTATATATGTCCCACTTAAACATCGTAGCGGGCGAAATGCAGAGAACCAGGCGGCAATATGGGATTATCTGAAATTACTATTCGAATCAAAAGATGTAATAAAAGTTGCTCATAATCTGGCTTTTGAGTCTATGTTCCTTTACGCAAGAGGTATCGTCCTTCAAAAGCCTTGCTATGACACGATTGCAGCATCACAGCTTACATTAAAAAGCAAGTGGGAGTTCAGAAGTCTTGCTGATAGCGGACTTAAAACGCTTGCGCCTGCACTCTGCAAAGCAGAAATGACAGAATTCTCAACGGTTACTGAAGGTCGGTTTTTCGATGAATTGAACCCTCAGGATGAGAAGACTGTCCGCTACGCTTGTGCTGACAGCGACTACACTCTTCGCTTGTACCATGTTTTCAATCAGTGGTTTGATAGATTTTTACCCAAACACAGAACTATTGTGGAAGAGGTAGAATCGCCTACATCAGTATATGTCGGGATAATGAAGTATAACGGCATATTGGTGGATAAGTCAGCCATGCTGAAGAAACAAGCGGAAGCCGCAGAAAAGATTGTCAGTATCAGAAAAGAGATTGCCGGAATTATCGGCAATGTAGAGATTGGGGCAAATGCTTCAACTTCAGCATTTAAAAAATATCTTTTTGTGGATCTCGGTCTTCCGGTAATGAAAACGACCGCAAAACATCAGGAAGCTGCCGATGATGAAACCATGATCCTATTAAAAGGATGGTGTGAATCCAACAGGCCTGAACTTGCTCGCTTATTTGAACTGGTGCAGGAATACCGCAAGTGGGGAAAACTCAAATCCACCTATATAGACGGGTATCTTCGATTTATTGATGAGGATACCGGCAGGATTCATCCGGACCTTATACCATTGGGGACAGAGACAGGCAGATTTGCGTCAAGAAACCCGAATATGCAGAATTGTCCGCAGAAAGACAATGACCCAATAGGCGTACGGAAATTTATCATTGCACCGGAAGGAAAGGCTATTTTATCCCTTGACTTTTCACAGATAGAACTGCGCGTCGGAGCGTTTTATTGCAGGGACAAACGTATGCTGGAAACCTATCGTACTGGCGGTGATATCCATGCTCAGACCACTTCTGTTATTTACCGCATTCCTTTTGAGGAGGCAGCAGACAAAAATGCTCCACATTATAAAGAGCGCAGGACCATTGCAAAGAACTGCAATTTCGGTGTGTTCTATGGCCTGTTTCCTACTGGCTTACAGAGAACACTTAAATTTAAAGCTGGGCTGAACCCAACTTTGTCCGAATGTGAGACCATCATTCAAAACTTGAAATCCGGATACCCCGGTCTTGCCAAATGGCAGGATGAGGTTAAAAAGCGAGCTGCTGTAAGCTGCTATACAGAAACATGGCTGGGCAGGCGAAGATACCTGCTGGGAATTCGGTCATCAGATTGGGGCAAGAAGTCCTTTGCCGAGCGGTGCGCATTAAATACACCTATTCAAGGTACAGCGGCAGATATTCTAAAGCTTGCCTGTGGGCGCATCATCAGTGGACTTCCCGAAAGGCTCTGGCTGAAACCTATACTGCAGATACATGACGAGCTGGTTTTTGAATTACCGGAAGACAAGGCGGACGAAGCAGTTGTTTTTATAAAAGAGTGTATGGAAACACAACCCTTCCCTGAATTTGATGTACCTATTGTTGCAGAGGCCTCGCTAGGGAGAAATTTTGGAGAAATGAAAGAAATGGAGGATTGATGTTATGAATAACTTACAGGTTTTTAAGAATACAGAATTTGGAGAACTTAAAGTACTCGTTATTGATGGAAAGGAATACTTCCCTGCGACAGATTGTGCGAGGATGCTGGGATATAGTAACCCACATAAGGCAGTAATAGATCATTGCAAGTACCTAACAAAACGTGAGGTACCTCACCCGCAAAGTCCTGAAAGAACTATCAACATTAATTATATTCCCGAAGGTGATTTGTTCCGGTTGATAGTTAAATCAAAGCTTCCTGCTGCTGAACGCTTTGAAAGATGGGTCTTTGATGAAGTGCTGCCCACGATCAGAAAATATGGAGTTTATGCTACAGATAAAGTTATCGAAGAGATGATTTCTAATCCGGAGTATGGCATCAGGATTTTCTCTGAACTAAAGGCAGAACGCGACAGGCGGAAAGCTTTAGAAATAGAAAATGCAAAGAATAAACAGATTATCAGTGAGTTGAAGCCCAAAGCGAGCTATTATGATCTCATATTGCAAAATAAAAGCCTTGTGCCGATCAGCAAGATTGCCAAGGATTACGGAATGTCTGGCCGCGCTTTCAATAAGCTGCTTCATGAGCTTGGAGTACAGTACAAAATGGGAAACTGCTGGCTTTTATATCAGGAGTACGCCAATCAAGGATACACGCAGTCCAAGACTCATGCTATTGATGCAGAAAGAAGCGTAATGCACACATATTGGACACAAAAAGGAAGGCTATTTATCTATGACCTTCTTAAAAACAAGAAAGGTATATTGCCTGTAATCGAACGTGAACAAAAAAGCGCATAGGCAGGGGGTAATACCATGAGTATCAGCAAGTTTAACGCGGAAGGATATTACGACCCCACACCTTATGAAGCATTGCTTAGGATTGAGCGAGAGGCCAGGAAAGCGCCTTACAGACCGATGGTATTTATCTGCAGCCCATATGCTGGTGATATAGAACGTAATATCCGTAAGGCTCAGGGGTACTGCCGATTTGCAGTGAGCAGGAATTGCATACCTATTGCTCCGCACCTCTTGTTTCCGCAGTTTATGGACGACGATGATGAACAGATGCGAAATCTGGGATTGTTCTTTGGCATGGTATTGATGTCAAAGTGCTCAGAAGTGTGGGTATTTGGCAGAAAAATTACTAAAGGGATGTCCATTGAGATTGAAAAGGCAAAGCAGCGCAGCATTCCGATTCGGTATTTTAATGAACGATGCGAGGAGGTGCAGTGTAAATGAGCATCTCATTCCCTAAAGAATTGGCAAACCGGAAGCAATGGATCTGCTGGCGTCTGGAACCAAACACAAAGGACGGAAGAGATAGTAAAATCCCTTACAATCCCTTAACCGGTAGAAAAGCCTCAAGCACTAACCCAAACGACTGGTCGACCCTTGACGATGCGATTGCGGCAAAAGAACAATACCTCTATACCGGATTAGGTTTTGTATTCGCAAAAAGCGGAGGTTTAGTGGGGATAGACATAGATCACTGCCGCGACAAAAACACTGGGGAATTAAGCGATACCGCCAAGGATATCCTTGAGCGGTTTCCGTCCTATACGGAAATCAGCCCTTCAGGAACTGGGCTTCATATTTTCTATAAAGGGGAGATGCCTGCTAAGGGCAATAAAAACACTAAAACCGGCGTTGAAATGTATGCCCACAGCAGATACTTCACAATGACTGGCGACCGACTGCCAGGGACTCCTGATTACATTGCTGAAGATAATGGAGCACTGGCCTGGATACATGAGAATTATATCAAAAGTAAAAAACGGAGAGGAAAAAGCAAGAAAGACAGTAAGGCGGTTAAGCTAGAGCCGCTTACAGATGAAGAAATTCTGGAGAAAGCCCGTACAGCCGAAAACCATAAGGAATTTGATCTGCTATGGGAAGGAAAATGGCAGGAAGCAGGGTATCCGAGCCAGTCCGAAGCCGATCTTGCTCTTTGCTGTATGCTGGCTTTCTGGTCAGGCAAAAACAAAGAGCAGATGGACAGGCT is a window encoding:
- a CDS encoding bifunctional 3'-5' exonuclease/DNA polymerase; its protein translation is MGYKCVYMLSEIKEYLKNTVLFAFDFETSPCDKWRNDKSAALDAHKADITGISFSVSEGTAIYVPLKHRSGRNAENQAAIWDYLKLLFESKDVIKVAHNLAFESMFLYARGIVLQKPCYDTIAASQLTLKSKWEFRSLADSGLKTLAPALCKAEMTEFSTVTEGRFFDELNPQDEKTVRYACADSDYTLRLYHVFNQWFDRFLPKHRTIVEEVESPTSVYVGIMKYNGILVDKSAMLKKQAEAAEKIVSIRKEIAGIIGNVEIGANASTSAFKKYLFVDLGLPVMKTTAKHQEAADDETMILLKGWCESNRPELARLFELVQEYRKWGKLKSTYIDGYLRFIDEDTGRIHPDLIPLGTETGRFASRNPNMQNCPQKDNDPIGVRKFIIAPEGKAILSLDFSQIELRVGAFYCRDKRMLETYRTGGDIHAQTTSVIYRIPFEEAADKNAPHYKERRTIAKNCNFGVFYGLFPTGLQRTLKFKAGLNPTLSECETIIQNLKSGYPGLAKWQDEVKKRAAVSCYTETWLGRRRYLLGIRSSDWGKKSFAERCALNTPIQGTAADILKLACGRIISGLPERLWLKPILQIHDELVFELPEDKADEAVVFIKECMETQPFPEFDVPIVAEASLGRNFGEMKEMED
- a CDS encoding phage antirepressor, translating into MNNLQVFKNTEFGELKVLVIDGKEYFPATDCARMLGYSNPHKAVIDHCKYLTKREVPHPQSPERTININYIPEGDLFRLIVKSKLPAAERFERWVFDEVLPTIRKYGVYATDKVIEEMISNPEYGIRIFSELKAERDRRKALEIENAKNKQIISELKPKASYYDLILQNKSLVPISKIAKDYGMSGRAFNKLLHELGVQYKMGNCWLLYQEYANQGYTQSKTHAIDAERSVMHTYWTQKGRLFIYDLLKNKKGILPVIEREQKSA
- a CDS encoding DUF4406 domain-containing protein, producing MSISKFNAEGYYDPTPYEALLRIEREARKAPYRPMVFICSPYAGDIERNIRKAQGYCRFAVSRNCIPIAPHLLFPQFMDDDDEQMRNLGLFFGMVLMSKCSEVWVFGRKITKGMSIEIEKAKQRSIPIRYFNERCEEVQCK
- a CDS encoding DEAD/DEAH box helicase, which produces MGCSAPDGNGLTSTGKTLVSIAIIGALLAAGRIKRVLIVAPLSILGVWEDEFKQFADFPYQLVVLNGTIQKKIQQLRFLTGEGVHVVVVNYESAWRMEKELANWHPDLIIADEGHKIKTHNTSVSKAMHRLGLLAQYRLLLTGTVITNKAIDVFSQYKFLDSRIFGNSFYAFRNRYFNMVGYGNHTPVLKKSMEQDLMKRIHSIAFRATKAECLDLPETTDIIRHIELEPVTLKKYKELVKQSYTELSAGEVTATNILTRLLRLSQLTGGFIGSDDGGKIEQVSDAKLKALEDILESSIQEGHKLVVIARFIPEIHAICRMLEKKDIGYACIYGATKDRQEQIHRFQYDTDCMVFVGQIATAGLGITLTAASTMVFYSLDYSMSNFEQTKARIHRVGQKNGCTYIYLIAKGTVDSKILTALRNKADLAKMLIDDYRKGTNPFAPEGGESYEQ